The following are encoded in a window of Candidatus Hydrogenedentota bacterium genomic DNA:
- a CDS encoding DUF3592 domain-containing protein produces the protein MGLRQRRQFSVFGLPEMAALVLIGAAIVPVTLWSRDIMSPQYRSTQGHVMECNIHATHYNASDAAVKVTITYCYTVEGIEHINTWTGLWPETGSPNALPPDELARLETQEYPLTVFYDPSNPARGELHIRDGGFRRIYGGLSAVLCGLAVAYCGIVYPKWRNA, from the coding sequence ATGGGACTTCGGCAGCGACGGCAGTTCAGTGTATTCGGACTTCCCGAAATGGCGGCGCTTGTGCTGATTGGCGCGGCCATTGTGCCGGTTACCTTATGGTCGCGCGACATCATGAGTCCTCAATACCGCTCGACGCAGGGACACGTCATGGAATGCAATATTCACGCGACGCACTACAACGCGAGCGATGCCGCCGTAAAGGTCACGATCACCTATTGCTACACGGTCGAAGGCATCGAGCATATTAACACGTGGACCGGGCTTTGGCCGGAAACGGGCAGTCCGAATGCATTGCCGCCGGACGAACTGGCGCGACTGGAGACCCAAGAGTATCCGTTGACCGTGTTCTACGATCCGTCGAATCCCGCGCGCGGAGAACTCCACATCCGGGATGGGGGTTTTCGGCGAATTTACGGCGGGTTGAGCGCGGTTCTTTGCGGATTGGCCGTGGCGTATTGCGGCATCGTCTATCCGAAATGGCGAAACGCCTAG
- a CDS encoding DUF2147 domain-containing protein, producing the protein MLSSVFHVIGIVIAAAGAAGDGDAILGHEWLTKDGGARFAFTKRDGKYYGHICWEKDPVYDKKDQEAGKPTRDRNNPDPALRNRPILGLEILKDFEYQGENRYESGTIYNPEDGRTYKAKLTLADPDHLKVRGFIGISLLGGTTVWTRWSPGDDEKTPVPGESADPPAKSK; encoded by the coding sequence ATGCTTTCATCGGTGTTCCATGTCATCGGGATTGTAATCGCCGCCGCGGGCGCGGCCGGGGACGGCGACGCGATTCTCGGCCACGAGTGGCTGACCAAGGACGGCGGCGCACGTTTTGCATTTACCAAGCGCGACGGCAAGTATTACGGCCATATCTGCTGGGAGAAGGACCCGGTTTACGACAAAAAGGACCAAGAAGCGGGGAAACCGACCCGCGACCGCAACAATCCCGATCCCGCGCTGCGGAACCGGCCGATACTCGGCCTCGAAATCCTGAAGGATTTTGAATACCAAGGTGAAAACCGATACGAAAGCGGCACGATTTACAACCCGGAAGACGGCCGTACCTACAAGGCCAAACTGACGCTTGCCGATCCGGACCACCTCAAGGTGCGCGGCTTTATCGGCATTTCGCTGCTCGGGGGCACGACCGTCTGGACGCGTTGGAGTCCCGGGGACGACGAAAAAACGCCGGTTCCGGGTGAATCCGCGGATCCTCCAGCCAAGTCCAAGTAA
- a CDS encoding glycerophosphodiester phosphodiesterase family protein yields the protein MLWFIACGLLAAPLPIGDGLHLIAHRGGVVDASRPENTIASLDAAILEGYWMIELDLRRTSDGVAFLQHDGDFRRIHDSRKNVAETTWEEVSRLTSRIGGFHPVAFKDAAGRCRGRARVMIDIHEEWPETTLSEVEAILRENDLLDSAIIIGNGGSKNFFKGKARVATDIEGLKKAANAGEDVAALYCLFMHGNELDAENVQLAASLRVPVVASVNVFHYLLKPASAGAEADIRRLYDAGVRLFQIDSRYAPYFNAYRPSPFPDLDAAQDWLWEHPADGTNASARRERMAIFQAAADECPPDAASRFLLNVPGAAESAGRFGILHALARASDKAYDDIIRTRVESGLAVWLLYNMGFVFKTPEACFGVDICLHDAARFSDTLDFLLVTHSHPDHSTKALVREMLARGKPVLSSFVEGGIIVKKPWEGRFGAVRVKVDIGDHTPRSPAGLDNMCMYQIDCGPSANGAVVYHSGDGANYGKMMPDRPVDLFIPHVACSGMKVADAVRHLNPKVALIAHILELTHAQGGARWSYEYSFDAIESLSESQARILVWGERFILPGSRIASLK from the coding sequence GTGTTATGGTTCATTGCATGCGGTCTTCTTGCCGCCCCTCTTCCGATTGGGGATGGATTACATCTTATCGCTCATCGTGGCGGCGTGGTGGACGCATCGCGGCCTGAAAACACGATTGCGAGCCTCGATGCCGCCATCCTCGAAGGCTATTGGATGATTGAACTCGACCTGCGCCGGACGAGCGACGGGGTCGCGTTCCTTCAACACGACGGCGATTTCAGGCGGATCCACGATTCCAGAAAAAATGTCGCGGAAACGACATGGGAAGAAGTCTCCCGGCTCACATCCCGGATCGGCGGTTTTCATCCGGTTGCCTTCAAGGATGCCGCCGGACGCTGCCGGGGCCGGGCGCGGGTCATGATTGACATCCACGAGGAGTGGCCGGAAACGACGTTGTCGGAAGTGGAGGCGATACTCCGTGAAAACGATCTGCTCGATTCGGCGATCATAATTGGAAACGGCGGCTCGAAGAATTTTTTCAAGGGAAAGGCGCGCGTCGCAACCGATATCGAAGGATTGAAGAAGGCCGCAAACGCGGGCGAGGACGTGGCGGCCTTGTACTGTCTCTTCATGCACGGCAACGAACTGGACGCCGAAAACGTTCAACTGGCCGCTTCGCTGCGCGTGCCGGTCGTCGCGTCGGTGAATGTGTTTCATTATTTGCTCAAGCCGGCGTCCGCGGGCGCCGAAGCCGATATTCGCCGGCTGTATGACGCCGGCGTGCGCCTCTTTCAGATTGATTCGCGGTATGCGCCGTATTTCAACGCCTACCGTCCTTCCCCCTTTCCCGATCTCGACGCCGCCCAAGACTGGCTGTGGGAACATCCGGCCGACGGAACAAATGCCTCCGCGCGGCGCGAGCGCATGGCGATCTTTCAGGCGGCCGCGGATGAATGCCCCCCCGATGCGGCGTCGCGTTTTTTGTTGAACGTGCCGGGCGCCGCGGAATCGGCGGGGCGGTTCGGCATCCTCCATGCCCTTGCGCGCGCCTCGGACAAAGCATACGACGACATAATCCGGACCCGCGTGGAATCGGGGCTTGCCGTGTGGCTTTTGTACAACATGGGCTTTGTGTTCAAGACGCCGGAGGCGTGTTTTGGGGTGGATATTTGCCTGCACGACGCGGCGCGTTTTTCGGACACGCTCGATTTTCTGCTTGTTACCCATTCGCATCCGGACCATTCCACAAAGGCGCTTGTCCGTGAAATGCTTGCACGCGGCAAACCGGTCCTTTCGTCGTTTGTCGAGGGCGGCATCATCGTCAAGAAACCATGGGAAGGCCGCTTCGGCGCGGTTCGCGTCAAGGTGGATATCGGCGATCATACACCGCGCAGTCCCGCCGGCCTCGACAACATGTGCATGTATCAGATTGACTGTGGGCCGTCGGCCAACGGCGCCGTCGTATACCACAGCGGCGATGGAGCCAATTACGGGAAAATGATGCCCGACAGGCCCGTGGACCTCTTCATTCCACACGTGGCGTGTTCCGGCATGAAAGTCGCCGACGCCGTGCGCCATCTCAATCCGAAAGTGGCGTTGATCGCGCACATCCTCGAACTCACGCACGCCCAAGGTGGTGCGCGGTGGAGTTATGAATACAGTTTCGACGCCATCGAAAGCCTTTCCGAATCGCAGGCGCGCATATTGGTCTGGGGCGAACGTTTCATCCTGCCCGGCAGCCGAATCGCGTCCTTGAAGTGA